The Candidatus Neomarinimicrobiota bacterium genome includes a window with the following:
- a CDS encoding adenosylhomocysteinase — MSKIKDKKLTREGRRALEWASDNMPILATIRDRFEKEKPLAGIAVGVAMHLEQKTGIFLKTLQAGGAKVCAASCNPLTTDDAVAAALAEEMDVFAWSGQTDKEYYECLGLVLESAPIITIDDGGDLNLLLHSEYPDNMKDIIGGCEETTTGVLRLKAMSDAGKLKIPILAVNNAYSKYLFDNRYGTGQSVIDAIVSATNKLIAGKTVVVVGYGWVGRGVALRLRGMGARVIVVETGAALGEGPSGYHRGLEALYDGNWVMSMKEAAPQGDIFITATGNKHVISKQHFSAMKNNAILANVGHFNHEIDVASLETISSEKSEVMPNVVKYHLENGNWLMLLADGRLVNLVRPAGRGHPVEIMDGSFAVQALCAEYLAEKSEDLKPDVYDVPSSIDEEVARLALESQGISLQKPTHQQIQYSRSWREGT, encoded by the coding sequence ATGAGCAAAATTAAAGATAAGAAACTGACGCGGGAAGGCCGCCGGGCGCTAGAGTGGGCCAGTGATAATATGCCTATTCTGGCGACGATTCGGGACCGGTTCGAAAAAGAGAAACCGCTGGCGGGAATAGCCGTCGGAGTGGCTATGCACCTGGAGCAGAAAACAGGTATTTTCCTGAAGACGCTTCAGGCCGGTGGGGCAAAGGTGTGTGCCGCTTCATGTAATCCCCTCACCACAGATGATGCTGTGGCGGCGGCCCTGGCTGAGGAGATGGACGTCTTCGCGTGGTCGGGCCAGACAGATAAGGAATACTACGAATGCCTCGGCTTGGTTCTTGAGTCGGCGCCGATAATCACCATAGACGACGGTGGCGATCTTAACTTACTGCTCCATTCAGAATATCCTGATAATATGAAAGATATTATTGGCGGCTGTGAAGAGACGACCACAGGTGTTCTCCGGCTGAAGGCCATGAGCGACGCGGGAAAACTTAAGATACCTATTCTGGCAGTAAACAACGCCTATTCCAAGTATCTTTTTGATAACCGTTATGGCACAGGCCAGAGCGTTATCGATGCCATAGTATCAGCCACAAATAAGCTCATTGCGGGAAAGACGGTGGTTGTGGTTGGCTACGGTTGGGTGGGACGCGGCGTTGCTTTACGTCTGCGGGGAATGGGTGCGCGTGTCATCGTGGTAGAGACAGGTGCCGCTCTGGGCGAAGGTCCATCAGGCTATCACCGGGGCCTGGAAGCCCTCTACGACGGCAATTGGGTTATGTCAATGAAAGAGGCGGCACCACAGGGAGATATATTCATCACGGCCACTGGAAACAAGCATGTAATCTCTAAACAGCACTTTAGCGCAATGAAAAACAATGCCATCCTTGCTAATGTGGGACATTTCAACCATGAGATCGATGTTGCATCTCTAGAGACAATAAGTAGTGAGAAGTCGGAGGTGATGCCGAATGTGGTGAAGTATCATCTGGAAAACGGCAACTGGCTGATGCTTCTGGCGGATGGACGGCTGGTCAATCTTGTGAGACCGGCAGGACGGGGTCATCCTGTTGAAATCATGGACGGGAGTTTTGCCGTCCAGGCCCTCTGTGCGGAATATCTAGCCGAGAAAAGTGAAGATCTAAAACCTGACGTCTACGATGTCCCTTCATCCATCGATGAAGAGGTCGCCCGCCTTGCTCTGGAGTCCCAGGGAATTTCTCTTCAGAAACCTACGCACCAACAGATTCAATATTCACGTTCGTGGAGAGAGGGTACTTGA